From Rutidosis leptorrhynchoides isolate AG116_Rl617_1_P2 chromosome 3, CSIRO_AGI_Rlap_v1, whole genome shotgun sequence, a single genomic window includes:
- the LOC139897849 gene encoding uncharacterized protein — translation MEYASTQGSRSIADRVASLDPPSLIENFKNNHTFKKGGWSGDKARVNHEKMLKLKEKYPERSDEVIMLEVLGKRRGYRRGVGKTLPGSASTSSSSSTCQTRRPPPPGSENPLLKEAVYDTFAFNNMAIPPQWQSFFPTPNQTQETEGEDEGDDDEDMEESGASQSESDEENEDEAR, via the exons ATGGAATACGCCAGTACGCAGGGTAGCAGGTCAATTGCCGACCGTGTG GCCTCTCTGGATCCTCCGAGTCTTATCGAAAACTTCAAGAACAACCACACTTTTAAGAAAGGTGGATGGAGTGGGGATAAAGCTAGGGTGAACCAC GAAAAAATGTTGAAATTAAAAGAAAAATATCCGGAAAGGAGTGATGAAGTCATTATGTTGGAAGTTTTAGGCAAACGTCGCGGGTACCGTCGCGGAGTGGGTAAAACGTTACCCGGATCGGCTagtacatcatcttcatcatcaacttgtCAAACAAGACGACCACCACCACCGGGTTCCGAAAACCCATTGCTAAAGGAAGCGGTATACGATACTTTTGCCTTTAACAATATGGCAATCCCGCCCCAATGGCAATCTTTTTTCCCAACCCCCAATCAAACTCAAGAAACCGAAGGTGAAGACGAaggtgatgacgatgaagacatggAAGAAAGTGGTGCGTCTCAAAGCGAAAGTGATGAAGAAAATGAAGATGAAGCAAGGTAA
- the LOC139901454 gene encoding rapid alkalinization factor-like produces MTNNIALFMIWAMTLSCLAVSSSANVPFHPNWVALSRMSKGPGQLVRDVIDPDEELMMESESARRILAGRGYISYGAMQKNNVPCNQRGRSYYDCNSKGQANPYNRGCNIITRNIWLQRWENFVLFFGDDTSSLKTFGDDICGAFCGAPAPLKVQTKKG; encoded by the exons ATGACTAATAATATTGCTTTATTCATGATATGGGCAATGACATTATCTTGTTTAGCAGTTTCATCATCCGCAAATGTGCCCTTTCATCCGAATTGGGTTGCATTGAGTCGCATGTCAAAGGGGCCGGGTCAACTCGTGAGGGATGTGATCGATCCTGATGAAGAGCTCATGATGGAATCTGAAAGTGCACGACGAATCCTAGCTGGAAGGGGGTATATTAGCTACGGTGCAATGCAAAAAAATAACGTTCCATGTAATCAACGTGGTCGATCTTATTACGATTGCAATAGTAAAGGCCAAGCTAACCCATATAATCGAGGTTGCAACATTATCACGAG AAATATTTGGCTCCAAAGGTGGGAAAATTTCGTGCTATTTTTTGGGGACGACACGTCGTCTCTAAAAACTTTTGGGGATGACATTTGTGGCGCCTTTTGTGGCGCACCAGCGCCACTAAAGGTACAAACGAAAAAAGGTTGA